In Indicator indicator isolate 239-I01 chromosome 7, UM_Iind_1.1, whole genome shotgun sequence, the sequence GATCATCAAACTTAATTTTCTTATGGGGTTTTCCTTTTAGGTTATCATTTCATCTGTGCAGCtccaaggaaagcaaaatttttTTTACCAGGTAAttgcctctctctttctctctccattcACAAGTCTTCTAGTCTCAATCCCAAATTCATGTTTGCTTATACTCTCTGGTTTCTGCAGTTCGCCTTTCACACCTACACCACACTGTTCACCCTGCTGAATGGAAACCATACTGCAAAGGCTGAGGTAGGTGTTGATTTTGGGTTCTGAAAGCAACTTCATTGTGCAAGACcattttcacaggctcacaggatgttaggggttggaagggacctctggagatccttgagtccaacccccctgccagagcaggaccatagaatccagcacaggtcacacaggaacacatccagatggaaatccgtctccagagaaggagactccacaacctctctgggcagcctgttccagtgctctgtgaccctcacagtaaagaagttcctccttatgttgagatggaacctcctgtgctggagtttatatccattgccccttgtcctatcacagggcacgagtgagcagagcctgtccctctcccttccttcctgacccccagccctcagatattgatagacattgatcagatcacctctcagtctgctcctctccagactaaccagccccagggctctcagcctctcctcaccaggcagtgctccagccctgtgctggtttgaggccagccagaacatctcttgctccgaaagggacaaaagaatgacacacgcaaacggactggagagtgatggaaaagtttaaatggaaaagcaattggtgaattacccggcattacccgataagagaggacatctcctgtgggagcagagagggaagaaagaggaagagaatgactctgcagatggccttatagggtgcaggatttatgggtagaaatacgccgtttcctgtgtccacccctgtgggtgggcacccaggacaccagaggtgtatctcatgcagcagtggcagggggcatccagcctaaactgtcACAAGCCCCTTCATCActcttgtagccctccattttCAGCATTTTGTGCATGATGTACAAGTGGTTTACAAATGTATTTATGtagtgttttcttttgtctttcttaGGGGTACTCAGTTTCAGAAAAGCAGATCTACCTTGGCTTGGGAGCCATTTCCTATGCATCATTTATTGGGGTGAGGATTTGCTCAGTGATTCCTTTCCTAAtaacctctgctgagaaggAGTAGCCACTGAGACAATCACACTGCCAGATACCCTTCAGGATTGTGCTctgatgctctgctctgctaacTTGCCCCAGAACTGATCAGAATAAGATCATTTTCCTGATCATGTGTCAGCCAATACCTTACTTCGCTTCCTCTGATGTGTCTTCTTCTGTCCTTTTCTTTATTATTCTGTAAGCTTAAAAAAATATGggtgatgagaggaaatgagcaGGGTTTACAAACACAGAATGACTCACTGGGTTATTATAGCTGATTTGTAATGTGGTGCTGTGGAAGAGCTCTGTCTTGCTCTGAACAAGTGGTGAGGTCTGCAGGAATCTGTACTGGATAGTTAGCTCAGATCCCAGAAAGAGCATAGCCATTAAATCAGTGCACTGAATGCAGGTAATTTGCCCTCCCTAATGGCTACTTGGATAACTCCATGCTCTGCTGGAATAGGAATTGCTGGTTTCTGGAGTTTGCTACACCAGGATGAGCTCTGCTATCCTCATGACACTCATTGCAAGCATAAGTGCCCCTGTGATGCATTTCCTCACTCTCCACACCAAACAGTGAATTACTACTTCTGGCAGTAAAATACAACTGTTCCTACTTTTATTAGAGGGTCTTTCACCTCTGTCCCCTAGGCAAAACAGTTGGGCCAGCAGCACTCAGGATGTAGGTCTGGGGAAGCAGCTATGCCTGTGGAGCAAAGTGGGAATTCTTGCTCTTTATCCTCCAAGGGGGACTCTGAGCACTAGCTTGTGTCCTGGCCATTTATTCCTAAATGAAAATTCCTGCCAGAGTATTATGGGAATATAGAACTGAGCTGAAACTAGAGAGAATCAGGGACAAATATACCAGGTGTCCTGCTGGGGAGAGAGCAGTAGGTGTCACAAGGCAGTTGGAAAAGATGCCCGAAGAATGTTAGGCAGAGAtactggtttgtttttaatttcttttcatagaatcatagaattgtcagggttggaagggacttcaaggatcatccagttccaacccccctgccatgggcagggacacctcacactacagcaggttgctcacagccacatccagcctggccttaaaaacctccagggatgaggcttccctgggcaacctgttccagtgtctcaccaccctcatggggaagaatttcttcctaatgtctaacctaaacctcccctcctctagcttggacccattcctctagtcctatcactccctggcaccctaaaaagtcccttctttTGTATTCCTACTGCTATTGCCCCCTACGTCATAATGTTTAATGCTGTTTTCATCATCATATTTTGTATTCTTACCCAGAAGAGTGATTGCAGGTACCTTCAGCAACTAGACAACACGTGTGGTTTGTTGGAATGGTAAACCAAGGCATTTGTCTATTTTCATAGATGGTAATTCTGCACTAAGTCCCAGATTAGCTTCCTGAGCTGTTGCCTGTGCTGAGATACTGCACATTTTGTTAACACAAGTGCCTGTTTCCTCTCCATGCCTCAggcttttcctcttgtcttcaTGAATCGCTACATGTCGAAGAATCCCTTAGGACAACTGGTTGTCAAAAAACTTCTACATGGTCCTCTGCTTGGTGAGTGTAAAGAAACCACCTCATGCAGCTGGCCTGGGGGCCATTTGCTGCCCCAGTCTGACTGCAGAATTCTCTTGCCCTTGCACAGGTGGGGTCTGACTGTTTCCTAGTCACTTTCTCTGACAGCCTTAGCTGTTTACTCTCCTTTCTGTGTGAGGGTCGACACTCACTGCTCAGTGTAGCTGACCTGTATTTAATGCCTACTGGTTTTTGGTTTTAGAGCTGCAGGCACTCTTCTGACCTTTGTATGCATGGCATGCAACTGTTTCTCCAGAGACATCCAGGGATGCAGTTGgcatttttgttttggcttggaCGCTGTACCTGAAACCAGGACTGCTAGGAGGGATCAGGAGAGCAGTAGCACTCGACCTGGTGTGACCTGGTGTGCTGGATTTTGTACTGACCAGCACAAAATCTCCACAACACAACCTTTTCTCTTAAGAGCTCTTGGTTTGAGCTGGATGGCAGGGATTGAAAGCTCCAAGTCTGTGATGATAAAGCACCTTTTCAGTTTGGGCCTTAAAATCTCACTCAGActtctgaaacagaaattcAAAGCCCAAGCAGATTTTGATGGGACAGTCTCTTCTTAAGCTGTCAGGTTGATCAATTGAACTGGAAATGTAAAATGCACATAATGATGAATGCTACTATTGAGATAGTCCTTTTGGATCTTTTAAAGCAAAATCCTCTTTAACTCTGCAGGCTTGATGAGTACATTTACTGTGGCAGTGGTGAGAAGCCCAGAATTTGAGAATGGAATTGAAGTGATGGACAGGAATGGGAAGGTTGTAGGAGTGTCAAAGAAGGCTGGTGAGAAGGTAAGTGAGGGGATGGAGGCCTCTCTTGGCTTGCCTTTCCTTACCTCCTAGGAGatggatgtgatgctgagagCAGATAAGAGTTAGATGTGTTGAAAGAAGACCCCAGATCAGATGATGAAACTTTGGGAAGACTTGGAGAAGGTCTTTGGCACCAGGTTGGCACTGTCAAGACTTCAAGGGCTGGCAGCTTCCCCAGCTCAATACACCAAGTTCCAGAGTTCAGTTGCAGGGACTACTGCAGGCATTTCTGCTTTCCCTGGTCACCTCAGAAGGAAATTCTTGCACCTTCTTCTGAAGGACACCTCAGAGAAAAGCCCTGTGTTGTACATACCACATGCACCTTCTACAGTGGGAATATTGCTtaaaggatgaggcttccaaaGGGTATTGCCCTGATCTGCAGTGTGCTACTGCATTTCACCCTTGGGTTCCAGTTGCTGACTCTCTGTTTGCTCCTTGCTTTGCTCATCAACATCCATTATGGAGCCTGCCCCAGGAACTAGAGCAAGGAGTCATATTTTAGGTGCTATCAGTGACCCTCCCTTCCTATACTGCTGTCCAGAGGGAAGGAAACAGCTAGAGGAACATAAAGTTTTGTGGACAGCTGGAGAGAGAAGTTCAGATTTCAAGGCAGTTAAGATGCCCAGAAGGTAGAACCACTTGGAACAAGTTCAGCATAACTTCAAGAAACCAAGCCTCAGCAAAATACTATCATGGGAGGAAAACTGGATGTGGCCTCAATAGTTTCACCTCCCTTTTAAGACATTTCTTAGTCACAAGTGGACTATTTGCCTCTTGTAGGAGTTTAGTTTCCATTTAAGAAAGAATTCCTCCTTAAAGGAAATGTTTCTATCCCTCATTAACTTGTTGCTTAAAACTCCAGAGCATTAAGAGAGGGAAGTGCTCAAAGAGCCATGCAAGTTCTCAAGctgcacagagtgctgctttaacaacatttctttttctttctccctggagGCTGTTAAAGAAACGGCACTGTCGAGAGCAGTCTTGTTTGGGACAACATTCTTCCTGCCAACTGTGCTGATGTCCTTTGTGGAAAGGTAGGAGTCCATTTAGAGAAGTAAATGAATCTGGTTACCTCCACATCCATGCACTGAGGGCCTGCAGGAGATTGTGTAAAACTCAGAGGATTTCCCCTCTACTCCCACGCAGGAAACATGTTTGTGCTCTCCACACAGGCTGGTTTCCAGCACCTCTTTGAGTCCCAGTGTCAAGGCTGTTCACAGCTTAGATAGGTTTTTTCTAAAGAGGTAATATGGCACTTGAATTTCCAACTAGAACTGGATCCCAGCTTCCAACTGGTTTtccatatacatatatatattttccatatatatatatatatatatatatatatatatgtatctgttggaaggggtccagaggagggccacaaagatgatcagagggctggagcacctctcttatgaggacaggctgagagagttggggttgttcagcccagagaaggctccacagacaccttacagtggccttccagtacctgaaggggacctccaggaaagctggagtgGGACTGtttataagggcctgtggtgacaggacaaggggcaatggttttaaactagagcaggg encodes:
- the SFXN4 gene encoding sideroflexin-4 — encoded protein: MDANLQFWRTEGQSFFQRFLLWVDALDPLLLLKSSDEIRSSRFLLQNSLKTPSEPIQNDQTRQAFLLSLSSVQPDTGHITPVMCRPPAFLPISLPLVIISSVQLQGKQNFFYQFAFHTYTTLFTLLNGNHTAKAEGYSVSEKQIYLGLGAISYASFIGAFPLVFMNRYMSKNPLGQLVVKKLLHGPLLGLMSTFTVAVVRSPEFENGIEVMDRNGKVVGVSKKAGEKAVKETALSRAVLFGTTFFLPTVLMSFVERTKLAKTPRALSSVRMLLITSLLTGMLPASLSLYPQCGEIKRADLEPEIASSTEAEELFYNRGI